From a region of the Mercurialis annua linkage group LG1-X, ddMerAnnu1.2, whole genome shotgun sequence genome:
- the LOC130015027 gene encoding uncharacterized protein LOC130015027, which translates to MSTSLEHLLDNFHVDMTVDMGEVTSGVPNPSTIAVPNLTPDSVDLGPASGDQVPAATSESPLLPSKESTPSLKGLPTAGQKRPAEDQAGASAKRPKKKKSAGVSIEEAPRFAAWADAQDPPRLSNVAILHACMENIMIKEDIESIDREHGDSLAEFACLGGFSVVQSIAVLERRRRDAVDQLKKLQKDSESWLSERQKMEEEAGEATGLIQQLRSSVSAKTREISALEARVRTLSEEVESLQSSSGALTKERDDLKKEEGRLRRRLGDSGSFYSQVMTQYRLAIGAKLREQNPGVDLSGVNQLEPASLAKEVKAKLDKQKQDALKKA; encoded by the exons atgtcgacttctcttgaacatttgcttgacaattttcatgtcgatatgactgtagatatgggcgaggtcacTAGTGGCGTTCCTAATCCGTCTACGATCGCCGTACCGAATCTGACTCCTGATTCGGTGGATCTTGGTCCTGCTTCCGGCGAtcaagttcctgctgcgacttcTGAGTCGCCTttgcttccttcgaaggaatcaactccttctctgaaggggttgcctaccgccggccagaagcgtcctgctgaggaccaggctggagcttctgccaagcgtcccaagaagaagaaatctgcTGGGGTGTCTAtcgaggaggcacctcggtttgcagcttgggcggacgcacaagatccgcctcgactttcaaacgtcgccattcttcatgcttgcatggagaatattatgataaaagaggacattgagtccattgatcgcgaacatggcgatagtttggctgagttcgcctgtctcggcggtttttcg gtggtccagtccatcgctgttttggagcgccgccgaagggatgcggtggatcaacTGAAGAAGCTTCAGAAGGATTCCGAATCCTGGCTTTCCGAAAGACAgaagatggaggaggaggctggcgaggcgactggtctgatccagCAGCTGAGGTCTTCCGTATCtgccaagactcgggagatttccgctttagaggctcgggttcgaactttgtccgaggaagtcgagtctctacagtcttcttcaggtgctctcactaaggagagggatgatctgaagaaagaagaggggcgtctccgccggcgattgggtgactctgggagcttttattcccaagtcatgactcaataccggttggcgatcggggcaaagctgcgggagcagaatcctggcgtcgatctttctggagtcaatcagttggaacctgcttctttggcgaaggaggtgaaggcgaagcttgataagcagaagcaagatgCTCTGAAGaaggcttag
- the LOC126664427 gene encoding heterogeneous nuclear ribonucleoprotein 1-like, whose translation MEMELGKLFIGGLSWDTNEERLREYFQSFGEVMEAVIMKDRATGRARGFGFVVFADPAVAERVLMEKHLIDGRHVEAKKAVPREDQNIMNRNSSSSCLHGSPGPARTKKIFVGGLASTVTESDFKKYFSQFGIITDVVVMYDHNTQRPRGFGFITYDSEEAVDKVLRKVFHELNGKMVEVKRAVPKELSPGPTRSQLSGYNNYSPGRVGSIMSSYTQGYNPNAAGGLGVRLDGRFSPVTVGRSNFSPLGHGFGMGVNFEQGLSSSYGGNPNISSNLVYGRLSPSYSGNSNKYDNHIGYNGSNGGNSSVLNPTARALWGNESIINASSSTNSSFMVSGTGNSGMSSFGSFGGLWGSSSSSGQSGGAGSAFNNGSLGYNSGDISVGLGGIGYGRSRGTSAAPFSSYTVSDDAYDRPYSDIYENASMYGGSAWQSSPLELEGSASFGFGLGSAASDVVTKNSAGYVGGYSVSNRQANRGIAA comes from the exons ATGGAAATGGAGCTTGGAAAATTGTTTATTGGTGGGCTTTCTTGGGATACGAATGAGGAGCGTTTGAGGGAGTATTTTCAATCGTTTGGCGAAGTTATGGAAGCTGTCATAATGAAAGATCGCGCTACAGGGCGTGCCCGTGGCtttggttttgttgtttttgctgACCCTGCTGTAGCTGAGAGGGTTTTGATGGAAAAACACCTTATAGATGGTAGACAT GTAGAGGCGAAGAAGGCAGTTCCTAGGGAGGATCAGAACATTATGAACAGAAACAGTAGCAGCAGCTGCTTACATGGATCACCTGGTCCAGCTCGTACTAAGAAGATATTTGTAGGAGGTTTAGCATCTACAGTCACAGAGAGTGACTTTAAGAAATACTTCAGTCAGTTTGGGATAATTACTGATGTTGTGGTTATGTATGACCACAACACTCAAAGGCCAAGAGGGTTTGGATTTATCACTTATGATTCGGAGGAAGCAGTGGATAAAGTGCTCCGCAAAGTCTTTCATGAACTCAATGGTAAAATGGTTGAGGTGAAGCGGGCTGTCCCCAAAGAACTGTCTCCTGGGCCAACTCGGAGCCAGTTAAGTGGGTATAATAACTACAGTCCAGGTAGAGTAGGCAGCATCATGAGTAGTTACACTCAGGGATATAATCCGAATGCAGCTGGAGGACTTGGTGTTAGATTGGATGGTAGGTTTAGTCCTGTTACTGTTGGCCGTAGTAACTTTTCTCCATTAGGTCATGGATTTGGGATGGGGGTAAATTTTGAGCAAGGGCTGAGTTCTAGTTATGGAGGAAATCCAAACATTAGTTCTAACCTGGTCTACGGGCGACTGAGTCCTTCATATAGTGGAAACTCAAACAAGTATGATAACCATATTGGGTATAATGGAAGCAATGGTGGAAATAGTTCCGTCTTGAATCCAACAGCTCGAGCTTTGTGGGGTAATGAAAGCATTATAAATGCTTCAAGCTCCACAAACTCTAGCTTTATGGTCTCTGGAACTGGGAACTCAGGAATGAGTTCGTTTGGCAGTTTTGGAGGACTCTGGGGTTCCTCATCTAGTTCCGGACAAAGTGGAGGTGCTGGCTCTGCTTTTAATAATGGCAGTCTTGGCTACAATAGTGGTGATATCAGTGTTGGTCTTGGAGGGATAGGGTATGGAAGGAGCAGAGGGACAAGTGCTGCACCATTTTCATCTTATACTGTATCAGATGACGCCTACGACAGACCTTATTCAGACATTTATGAAAATGCCTCAATGTATGGGGGATCTGCTTGGCAATCTTCACCTTTAGAGCTAGAAGGGTCTGCATCTTTTGGCTTTGGGCTTGGAAGTGCAGCTTCAGATGTTGTGACTAAAAATTCTGCTGGTTATGTTGGTGGTTATAGTGTTTCAAATAGACAAGCAAATAGAG GAATTGCAGCTTAG